A genomic region of Dunckerocampus dactyliophorus isolate RoL2022-P2 chromosome 10, RoL_Ddac_1.1, whole genome shotgun sequence contains the following coding sequences:
- the LOC129188772 gene encoding C2 calcium-dependent domain-containing protein 4C, with protein MWVLDKIRGSVETGEKKEVAPPYTNVLTPDSIPDFFIPPKLVSCPAEPEAPAVKPKEGLQPSTSEQTICSGKKIGAPKSPRLVAKLAGDTKNLLKAANRHIIQIESADEVVTGDTNADPQSQSAMSLPYIPKTQTSYGFATLKESPHTRRKESLFHCDAISPIPSPNSQSKTTSKSGDGGNHLNPADCNASHINPYRYFSGGESDTCSSAESSPFSSPLLSRSASLLKIFTHETQAKVVKAKRTFARHSSLSTDECSSAEPSPSLQRRLHIPSFHFSAPAQEHGLQREHTINLHKGGTVRICANYDAGTSRLRIRVLAAESLYDARCDIKSINCCVAVYLNPGKLQKQRSNIIKNSRNPVFNEDFFFDAISSVHVKNLSVKFKVVNKGTSLKRDTLLGEREVLLTKLLSGI; from the coding sequence ATGTGGGTCCTGGATAAGATACGCGGTTCGGTGGAGACCGGCGAAAAGAAAGAGGTGGCCCCGCCCTACACCAACGTCCTCACCCCCGACAGCATCCCGGACTTTTTCATCCCGCCCAAGCTGGTCAGCTGCCCTGCAGAGCCAGAGGCCCCCGCTGTGAAGCCCAAGGAGGGCCTGCAACCGTCCACTTCGGAGCAAACCATCTGCAGCGGGAAGAAGATTGGCGCCCCAAAGAGCCCGCGTCTGGTCGCCAAGCTCGCCGGAGACACCAAGAACCTCCTGAAGGCGGCCAACCGCCACATCATTCAGATAGAGAGCGCCGATGAAGTCGTCACCGGGGACACCAACGCCGACCCCCAATCGCAGAGTGCCATGTCTCTCCCTTACATCCCCAAGACCCAAACCTCGTACGGGTTCGCCACCTTGAAGGAAAGCCCCCACACTCGGCGTAAGGAGTCGCTGTTCCACTGTGACGCCATCAGTCCCATCCCTTCCCCCAACAGTCAGAGCAAGACAACGAGCAAGAGCGGCGACGGCGGGAACCATCTGAACCCGGCCGACTGCAACGCCTCCCACATTAACCCCTACCGCTACTTCAGCGGTGGCGAGAGCGATACCTGTTCCTCGGCCGAGTCGTCCCCCTTCAGCTCCCCCCTGCTGTCCCGCTCCGCCTCGCTTCTCAAGATCTTCACCCACGAGACGCAGGCCAAGGTGGTGAAGGCCAAGCGCACCTTCGCCCGCCACAGCTCCCTCTCCACCGACGAGTGCAGCTCGGCCGAGCCCAGCCCCAGCCTCCAGCGCCGCCTGCACATCCCCTCCTTCCACTTCTCCGCGCCTGCGCAGGAGCACGGCCTGCAGCGGGAGCACACCATCAACTTGCACAAGGGTGGCACCGTCAGGATCTGCGCCAACTACGACGCTGGCACCTCCCGCCTGCGCATCCGAGTACTGGCGGCCGAGAGCCTTTACGACGCGCGCTGCGACATCAAGAGCATCAACTGCTGCGTGGCGGTCTACCTGAACCCCGGCAAGCTGCAGAAGCAAAGGAGCAACATCATCAAGAACAGTCGCAACCCCGTCTTCAACGAGGACTTCTTCTTCGACGCCATCAGCTCCGTCCACGTCAAAAACCTCTCCGTCAAGTTCAAGGTGGTCAACAAAGGCACCAGCCTCAAGAGGGACACGCTGCTGGGGGAGCGGGAGGTCCTCCTGACCAAGCTGCTTTCCGGGATCTAG